In Vanrija pseudolonga chromosome 4, complete sequence, a single window of DNA contains:
- the rglC gene encoding putative rhamnogalacturonate lyase C yields MFMPIDRFTAWEHKRRNLLLWFCRPAPPADPTSVLAAHLPPEKRITAVCISDTHNTQPDIPDGDVLFHSGDLTSFGTAAELQAQLDWLASLPHRYKVVIPGNHDKVLDETFVEPRRDLGKREDLNWHDLTYLLYSSVTLEFPDQARSLKVYGDPLTPAYGGWAFQHRRKEDTWRNTVPAGTDVLLSHGPPLGHLDDGKGSPWLLRELRRARPRLLVFGHIHESRGTEVLDHSDWDAWARDRLNQPTTPGILEVVATVVVLLVGRIYSAVVGRRAPQNTVLVNAASMGRMGLRDNPSEAAGTVIYI; encoded by the coding sequence ATGTTCATGCCAATAGACCGCTTCACGGCGTGGGAGCACAAGCGGCGCAACTTGCTGCTCTGGTTCTGCAGGCCGGCTCCCCCCGCCGATCCCACCTCGGTCCTCGCGGCCCACTTGCCACCCGAGAAGCGCATCACGGCGGTCTGCATCTCAGACACGCACAACACGCAGCCTGACATCCcggacggcgacgtgctTTTCCACTCGGGAGATCTCACCTCGTTCGGCActgcggccgagctgcaaGCCCAGCTCGACTGGCTCGCGTCCCTACCGCACCGGTACAAGGTGGTCATCCCTGGCAACCACgacaaggtgctcgacgagacgTTTGTCGAACCCCGGCGAGACCTCGGCAAGCGGGAAGACCTCAACTGGCACGACCTCACGTACCTCCTCTACTCATCGGTGACGCTCGAGTTCCCAGACCAAGCGCGCTCGCTCAAGGTCTACGGCGACCCGCTGACCCCGGCATATGGCGGCTGGGCGTTCCAGCACCGGCGCAAGGAGGATACCTGGAGGAACACGGTGCCTGCTGGCACGGACGTGCTGCTGTCGCACGGTCCGCCCCTCGgtcacctcgacgacggcaagggaAGCCCATGGCTGCTGCGAGAGCTGCGGCGCGCCCGaccccgcctcctcgtctttGGCCACATCCACGAGTCGCGCGGCaccgaggtcctcgaccACTCTGACTGGGATGCGTGGGCGAGGGACCGGCTCAACCAGCCCACGACACCAGGTATCCTCGAAGTGGTGGCTACAGTtgtcgtgctcctcgtcgggcggATATACTCTGCGGTGGTTGGCAGGCGGGCGCCGCAGAACACTGTCCTCGTCAATGCCGCCTCGATGGGGCGGATGGGTCTGCGGGATAATCCAAGCGAGGCGGCTGGGACTGTCATCTATATCTGA